The following proteins are encoded in a genomic region of Coffea eugenioides isolate CCC68of chromosome 6, Ceug_1.0, whole genome shotgun sequence:
- the LOC113772843 gene encoding polyadenylate-binding protein 8-like isoform X4 — translation MSSLRSAGSGLPMLYVWTLADTVTGADVHRLFRVCVAIRTEILCDSIIGRYALVSFAKKEHADLAMNKLASATLHGRPIQMMDCHPCTKMTGLVPDTLFVRNLPDRADIELLEYLFFKYGKIWYINIPRRPDGQSADYGFVQFDSDEPCRAAIEEMNGYEALGVSLRVDPYYLDPEKKIFGLDSAKPCDGYSQDAADVVCAVRNVLAQQINTGASKAASCSKREKVKKMEHGRNHFKEIRRRVELEGSK, via the exons ATGAGTAGTCTTCGATCGGCTGGTTCTGGGCTGCCGATGCTTTATGTTTGGACTTTGGCCGATACCGTGACGGGAGCGGATGTTCATCGCCTCTTCCGCGTGTGTGTCGCGATTAGGACTGAGATTCTCTGTGACTCCATAATTGGCCGCTATGCCCTGGTTTCCTTTGCGAAGAAAGAACATG CTGATTTGGCAATGAACAAGCTGGCCTCTGCTACCCTCCACGGAAGGCCTATCCAAATGATGGATTGTCATCCATGTACTAAAATGACTGGGCTGGTTCCTGACACGTTGTTTGTGAGG AACTTGCCAGACAGGGCTGACATTGAACTTTTGGAATACCTATTTTTCAAATACGGAAAGATTTGGTATATCAATATCCCAAGACGTCCTGATGGTCAATCAGCCGACTATGGCTTTGTTCAATTTGACAGTGATGAACCTTGTCGAGCAGCTATTGAGGAGATGAATGGCTATGAAGCGCTTGGAGTGAGCCTGCGTGTGGACCCTTATTATCTAGACCCtgagaagaaaatttttgggctGGACAGTGCAAAACCCTGTGATGGTTATTCACAAGATGCAGCTGACGTGGTTTGTGCTGTTCGGAATGTGCTTGCTCAACAGATAAACACGGGTGCAAGCAAG GCAGCCTCATGTAGTAAGagagaaaaggtgaaaaag ATGGAACATGGAAGAAACCACTTTAAAGAAATTAGAAGAAGAGTTGAGTTGGAGGGTTCAAAATAA